In Dermacentor albipictus isolate Rhodes 1998 colony chromosome 6, USDA_Dalb.pri_finalv2, whole genome shotgun sequence, the following proteins share a genomic window:
- the LOC135909184 gene encoding uncharacterized protein, whose protein sequence is MGSQGAALAAQPGRGIRSTEMPAQDYEMVVPHLPSGSSVLNTVFLHGDVTARPYRVEHFRDALARLSLLPDVVALGAYQMNHLWAVTFNSEGAKAKILQAEAFNVKDHRCVVIDPTNRGVRLKLFWLLHGVQDDDVRVALAAFGKVTEITRDKWRVKGCVDKASTTRSVTLKLKVGVTIEDLPHQLRVGEDVALVHVPGRAPLCLRCRGKGHIRRECRVPRCGLCRRFGHDESQCVRSYANVTGQARNDEVAEHIMDEADAVEATHGSEGDDATKESTSKETAPAPLADTSQAGKDQTQPAVASKPAFLPEKADSVTAVSLVTTGQQGDNQEDADTEMPAASSVAVKRAHEDSDNQEPRLVGERGEEPPPKAPSTRRGPFKPKPKLPPERSTASALPPP, encoded by the coding sequence ATGGGCTCCCAAGGAGCGGCTTTAGCGGCCCAGCCGGGTCGCGGTATCAGGAGCACTGAAATGCCTGCCCAGGATTATGAAATGGTTGTTCCCCATCTGCCATCAGGTTCGAGTGTTTTGAACACAGTATTTTTGCATGGTGATGTCACCGCCAGGCCATATCGCGTCGAGCATTTTCGCGACGCCCTAGCGCGTCTGTCATTGCTGCCGGATGTGGTTGCCCTTGGGGCATATCAGATGAACCACCTGTGGGCCGTTACTTTCAACAGCGAAGGAGCGAAGGCAAAGATTCTGCAGGCCGAAGCTTTCAATGTAAAAGACCACCGCTGCGTGGTTATTGACCCGACCAACCGAGGTGTCAGGCTGAAGCTGTTTTGGCTGCTCCACGGTGTGCAAGACGACGACGTGCGAGTGGCATTAGCAGCGTTCGGAAAAGTGACTGAAATAACCCGCGATAAATGGAGGGTTAAAGGCTGCGTTGACAAGGCTTCAACAACACGGTCGGTTACACTGAAACTGAAGGTGGGTGTTACCATCGAGGACTTGCCCCATCAGTTGCGTGTTGGTGAGGACGTTGCTCTCGTCCATGTTCCTGGCAGGGCTCCGCTCTGCCTTCGGTGCCGTGGAAAAGGACATATACGCCGTGAGTGTCGGGTGCCACGCTGCGGGCTATGCCGGCGTTTCGGCCACGATGAGAGCCAGTGCGTGCGTAGCTACGCTAATGTTACGGGCCAGGCACGAAATGATGAAGTGGCCGAACACATCATGGATGAAGCAGACGCGGTTGAAGCAACCCACGGAAGTGAGGGAGATGATGCCACCAAGGAGTCAACATCCAAGGAAACCGCACCCGCACCCCTTGCAGATACCAGCCAAGCCGGTAAGGACCAAACCCAGCCGGCCGTCGCATCAAAGCCAGCGTTCCTTCCGGAAAAAGCGGATAGCGTGACAGCTGTAAGCCTGGTTACGACTGGGCAGCAGGGCGACAACcaggaagacgccgataccgagatGCCCGCCGCGTCAAGTGTAGCAGTGAAGCGGGCTCACGAGGATTCGGATAATCAGGAACCGAGATTGGTCGGTGAACGCGGCGAGGAGCCTCCGCCGAAGGCACCTTCAACTCGCCGCGGACCGTTCAAGCCCAAACCGAAATTGCCACCGGAACGCAGTACTGCGTCTGCTCTCCCTCCGCCTTAG
- the LOC139046912 gene encoding probable serine carboxypeptidase CPVL: protein MKQNSRVCLPAPCEKLEAYSGFIPVDNESDSSYLFFLHIKSQSEQPKKRLLLWTQGGPWKSSLYSQFLENGPLGINAMGKLYYRDHSLIKDFDVIYLDQPVGSGYSFDDNGRYPATLDEASEQVMTFLKRFLRIFSEYHRPDLYIAGESYGARSAAGVAYKVLKKAKQINVKLKGIMLGVGFVFPLLEIIDSTNYLYYSGLLNDFGRKTLAGWFDMIRGLVTKGLYSQAAEELGKTVLNMAPAGTQTIFQLLTGFQHHGSIARPQEPEEARQYMDYANSPEFKKIIHVNISRILDGSRPELTKQLGSGDFFVDIKRKLEFLLDSTAVLFYTAQYDAVFPEVNIEQCFKKLRWRGSEQFSNARRNKWYREENPSLALLGYERVVGTLQYSNVLWGGHDISLDRSLPVSELYSRFLRLVRENKLKWTDEPS, encoded by the exons ATGAAGCAGAACAGCCGGGTGTGCTTGCCGGCGCCCTGCGAGAAGCTGGAAGCCTACTCTGGCTTTATACCGGTTGACAACGAAAGTGATTCCTCGTACCTGTTCTTCTTGCACATCAAGTCACAG AGCGAGCAGCCAAAGAAGCGGCTCCTTCTATGGACACAGGGTGGCCCATGGAAATCTTCCTTATACAGCCAGTTCCTTGAAAATGGACCCCTGGGCATTAACGCCATGGGGAAGCTTTACTACAGAGACCACAGTCTGATAAAGGATTTCGATGTAATATACCTCGACCAACCTGTTGGATCGGGATACAGCTTTGACGACAACGGCCGATACCCCGCAACGCTTGATGAAGCATCTGAGCAAGTCATGACGTTCCTCAAGCGCTTTCTGAGAATATTCTCGGAGTACCACAGGCCGGACTTATACATTGCGGGAGAGTCCTATGGAG CAAGGTCAGCCGCTGGAGTGGCCTACAAGGTTCTGAAGAAAGCTAAGCAAATCAACGTCAAACTCAAAGGCATAATGCTAGGCGTAGGATTCGTGTTCCCACTGCTCGAAATCATCGACTCCACGAACTACCTGTATTACTCCGGGCTGTTAAATGACTTCGGCCGAAAAACGCTTGCTGGGTGGTTCGACATGATACGCGGTCTCGTCACTAAAGGGCTATACTCACAGGCTGCAGAAGAACTCGGCAAAACTGTTTTGAACATGGCGCCTGCCGGAACTCAGACGATATTTCAACTTCTAACCGGCTTCCAACACCACGGAAGCATAGCAAGACCGCAGGAACCGGAAGAAGCTAGACAGTACATGGACTATGCGAATAGCCCAGAATTTAAGAAGATAATTCACGTTAACATTTCCCGGATCCTCGACGGTTCCAGGCCAGAGCTCACAAAGCAACTAGGTTCAGGAGATTTCTTCGTAGACATTAAAAGGAAACTAGAGTTCTTGCTCGACAGTACGGCCGTCCTCTTCTACACGGCTCAGTACGACGCCGTTTTTCCCGAAGTGAATATTGAACAGTGCTTCAAGAAACTGCGATGGCGTGGTTCTGAGCAATTTAGCAACGCCAGACGGAACAAATGGTACAGAGAAGAAAATCCCTCTCTTGCTCTCCTCGGTTACGAGCGCGTGGTTGGGACACTTCAGTATAGCAACGTACTTTGGGGAGGCCATGACATCTCGTTGGATAGGTCACTCCCGGTAAGCGAACTGTACAGTCGCTTTCTGAGACTTGTGAGGGAAAACAAACTGAAGTGGACAGATGAGCCATCGTGA